The following proteins come from a genomic window of Fontisubflavum oceani:
- a CDS encoding flagellar hook capping FlgD N-terminal domain-containing protein: MDAIQSTQQRAQTSPVNRNDATADDSIVSADFQTFLTMLTTQMENQDPLNPMESTDFATQLATFSGVEQQVRTNELLSGLQSGMNLMSMGQLAGWVGMDARAEMPAAFAGTPIAMAAPPHNLADRMELVVRNEAGEEMQRINLTISEEPFAWAGVDADGQPFPEGVYSFTAEAYDGETLLEERPAQVYARVEEALIRDGETWLNLPGGVSIRADLVQGIRNP, translated from the coding sequence ATGGACGCCATTCAATCGACTCAACAACGTGCCCAGACCTCCCCGGTCAACCGAAACGACGCGACAGCGGACGATTCCATCGTGTCGGCGGATTTCCAGACCTTTTTGACCATGCTGACCACGCAGATGGAGAACCAGGATCCGCTAAATCCGATGGAATCGACGGACTTCGCGACTCAACTCGCGACCTTTTCGGGTGTCGAACAACAAGTGCGCACCAATGAACTGCTGAGCGGGCTGCAGTCTGGGATGAACCTGATGAGCATGGGGCAACTTGCCGGTTGGGTCGGGATGGATGCGCGCGCCGAGATGCCTGCGGCCTTTGCCGGCACCCCGATCGCGATGGCCGCCCCTCCCCACAATCTGGCCGACCGCATGGAACTCGTGGTTCGCAATGAAGCGGGCGAAGAGATGCAGCGGATTAACCTTACCATCAGTGAAGAACCCTTTGCCTGGGCAGGTGTCGACGCCGATGGTCAACCTTTCCCTGAGGGTGTCTATAGCTTCACCGCCGAGGCTTATGATGGAGAGACATTGCTCGAAGAACGCCCGGCTCAGGTCTATGCCCGTGTTGAAGAAGCCTTGATCCGCGATGGCGAGACCTGGCTCAACCTGCCGGGTGGCGTCAGCATTCGCGCCGATCTGGTCCAAGGTATCCGCAACCCGTGA
- the ubiB gene encoding 2-polyprenylphenol 6-hydroxylase, with product MRGPHNIWRVIRTGATFERTGAMRVALEAMDAPRSLRIAARILGWPFKWLGLKGDINLPPVTRALTALGPAYIKFGQILSTRPDVVGGDLATQLRVLQDKLPPFPTERAKRVVASELEMPVEVLFSEFSDPVAAASIAQVHRARLAETGQEVAVKVLRPNIERAFRKDIDAFYLIAWLVETLSPASRRLRPNDVVAHFEGVVLRELDLRIEAAAAGEFAANTAKDEGFHVPSVEWFLCSRQVMTLGWANGIPYGEAEEVIAAGHDNKAIAARTLQMFLTHALRDGFFHADMHQGNLKVGPTGEIVALDFGIMGRLDEYTRRVYAEILMGFIRKDYRRVAEVHFEAGYVPADRDIDEFAQALRSVGEPIFGMDASRISMARLLAYLFDVTEQFGMETRTELILLQRTMVVVEGVARSLDPNINIWDVARPVVEDYITRNIGPKALLTDLFRTARVLSRFGPRLPQLAEAALMAQSNPKPEPEPSRWRDRVLYVLLGLAIGIGLAILATQL from the coding sequence GTGCGCGGTCCTCACAATATTTGGCGGGTGATCCGCACGGGCGCGACGTTTGAGAGAACCGGCGCGATGCGCGTAGCACTGGAAGCGATGGATGCGCCGCGCAGTTTGCGGATCGCGGCGCGGATCTTGGGCTGGCCATTCAAATGGCTGGGGCTGAAAGGCGACATCAATCTGCCGCCGGTGACCCGGGCGCTTACCGCGCTGGGGCCGGCCTATATCAAATTCGGTCAGATCCTCTCAACACGGCCCGATGTGGTGGGTGGTGATCTGGCGACGCAACTTCGCGTGTTGCAGGACAAGCTGCCGCCCTTTCCGACCGAGCGCGCCAAGCGGGTCGTCGCCTCCGAGTTAGAAATGCCGGTTGAGGTGCTGTTCTCCGAGTTCTCCGACCCTGTTGCGGCGGCTTCGATCGCCCAGGTGCATCGGGCGAGATTGGCCGAAACGGGGCAGGAGGTGGCCGTCAAAGTGCTTCGCCCGAATATCGAGCGGGCGTTCCGCAAGGATATCGATGCATTCTACCTGATTGCGTGGTTGGTCGAGACGCTCTCGCCCGCCTCTCGGCGCTTGCGGCCCAACGATGTGGTGGCGCATTTCGAGGGCGTCGTGCTGCGCGAGCTGGACCTGCGGATCGAGGCGGCGGCGGCCGGCGAATTTGCCGCCAATACGGCCAAGGACGAAGGGTTTCATGTGCCCTCGGTCGAATGGTTCTTGTGTTCGCGGCAGGTGATGACGCTGGGTTGGGCCAACGGCATCCCTTATGGCGAAGCCGAGGAGGTGATCGCGGCCGGGCATGACAACAAGGCCATTGCGGCGCGTACCTTGCAGATGTTCCTGACCCATGCCCTGCGGGACGGGTTTTTCCATGCGGATATGCATCAGGGGAACCTGAAAGTCGGGCCGACCGGTGAGATCGTCGCGCTCGATTTCGGGATTATGGGGCGGTTGGATGAGTACACCCGCCGGGTCTATGCCGAAATCTTGATGGGATTCATCCGCAAGGATTATCGACGCGTTGCGGAGGTGCATTTCGAGGCCGGGTATGTCCCTGCCGACCGGGATATTGACGAGTTCGCCCAAGCCTTGCGTTCGGTTGGGGAGCCGATTTTCGGTATGGATGCCAGCCGGATTTCGATGGCGCGATTGCTGGCCTATCTCTTCGATGTCACCGAACAATTCGGGATGGAGACCCGCACCGAGTTGATCTTGTTGCAGCGCACGATGGTGGTGGTCGAAGGTGTGGCGCGATCGCTGGATCCGAATATCAATATCTGGGATGTCGCCCGGCCTGTCGTCGAGGATTACATCACCCGGAACATCGGACCGAAAGCACTGCTCACCGATTTGTTCCGCACGGCGCGCGTTCTCTCCCGTTTTGGCCCGCGTCTGCCGCAACTGGCCGAAGCGGCCTTGATGGCGCAAAGCAATCCGAAACCTGAACCCGAGCCGTCACGCTGGCGCGACCGTGTTCTCTATGTGCTTCTCGGGCTGGCTATTGGTATCGGGCTGGCGATTCTGGCAACACAACTCTGA
- the fliK gene encoding flagellar hook-length control protein FliK, with translation MTRAGQLDPLMGDKAFADSELLPQLGTGAATAKAQVVGLPVATPAMAQNAAAQMAAAMQAQSNSALRDQPTEIALDPPELGRVRMVFSLVEGALTLSITADRPETLDLMRRHMDLLSQEFSRAGLGGTAFSFSGGEDNPNLPQSNHQTVATDDPSTVTDPTSSIQKQARQHNGALDLRL, from the coding sequence GTGACACGTGCCGGACAACTCGACCCCTTGATGGGAGACAAAGCCTTCGCAGACTCAGAACTTCTGCCTCAACTCGGCACAGGCGCGGCGACTGCGAAAGCACAGGTTGTCGGTCTACCTGTCGCAACGCCCGCGATGGCTCAGAACGCGGCCGCGCAGATGGCTGCCGCGATGCAGGCCCAATCAAACTCGGCGCTTCGCGATCAGCCGACCGAGATCGCCCTTGATCCGCCAGAACTGGGCCGGGTCCGTATGGTGTTCAGTCTTGTGGAAGGGGCTCTCACCCTCTCGATCACCGCAGATCGCCCTGAAACGCTCGACCTCATGCGCCGCCATATGGATCTCCTGTCGCAAGAATTCAGCCGCGCAGGGCTGGGTGGCACCGCATTCAGTTTCTCGGGCGGTGAAGACAATCCCAACCTGCCGCAATCAAACCACCAAACAGTGGCAACGGACGATCCGAGCACCGTCACTGATCCAACATCCTCGATCCAAAAACAAGCGCGCCAGCATAACGGTGCCCTGGATCTGAGACTCTAA
- a CDS encoding rod-binding protein, translated as MSTPAVQIPSSRVVTLSPSLPSEQEAQLRQAAQDLEASFLSEMLKQARFGETRGAFGGGAGEEQFSSFLRMEHARQMAAAGGIGLAENLFRSLVARAHGNGGGQ; from the coding sequence ATGAGCACACCCGCCGTCCAGATCCCTTCCAGCCGCGTCGTCACGTTGTCGCCGTCTCTCCCATCCGAGCAGGAGGCGCAGTTGCGCCAAGCTGCCCAAGATCTGGAGGCGAGCTTTCTATCGGAAATGCTGAAACAAGCCCGGTTTGGAGAAACGCGTGGGGCGTTCGGAGGCGGGGCCGGAGAAGAGCAGTTTTCTTCCTTTTTGCGTATGGAGCATGCTCGTCAGATGGCGGCCGCCGGTGGGATCGGATTGGCCGAAAACCTCTTTCGATCGCTGGTTGCGCGCGCGCATGGGAATGGAGGAGGCCAATGA